The following coding sequences lie in one Primulina huaijiensis isolate GDHJ02 chromosome 2, ASM1229523v2, whole genome shotgun sequence genomic window:
- the LOC140971054 gene encoding patellin-6-like produces the protein MEGTSPVSVSAQQTPQLQDNQTPGSSPKPFKKGFVTSLMEAAALRTPSFKEDTYLTSHLKSSEKKALQELKDRLMSSHGLDSMWGVPLLGNGDERGDVILLKFLRARDFKVHESLTMLLKCLAWRKEFGADVVLEEDLGFKELEGVVAYMHGYDKEGHPICYNAYGVFKDKEMYERIFGDDEKLKKFLRWRVQVLERGIKLLQFKPGGINSIIQVTDLKDMPKRELRAASNHILSLFQDNYPEMVARKIFINVPWYFSLLYSMFSPFLTQRTKSKFVISKEGNVAETLYKFIRPEDVPVRYGGLSRPIDALSGSFKPASEFTVKGGEKVNIQIEGIEAGATITWDIVVGGWELDYSAEFIPNAEGSYTIVVEKQRRVVANEEAIHNSYATEEAGKMVISVDNTASRKRKVAAYRYVVRKTNPVM, from the exons ATGGAGGGTACATCTCCAGTTTCAGTTTCAGCCCAGCAAACCCCGCAGCTTCAAGATAATCAAACTCCAGGATCCTCCCCAAAACCCTTCAAGAAAGGCTTCGTCACTTCACTCATGGAGGCTGCTGCACTACGCACACCTTCTTTCAAAGAAGACACTTACCTCACATCCCACCTTAAAAGCTCCGAGAAAAAGGCACTCCAAGAGCTCAAAGACAGGCTAATGTCTTCCCACGGGCTTGATTCCATGTGGGGTGTCCCTCTGTTAGGCAACGGCGATGAGCGTGGGGATGTTATCCTCCTGAAGTTCCTCCGAGCGAGggattttaaagttcatgaatcTCTCACAATGCTGCTGAAGTGCTTGGCTTGGAGGAAGGAATTTGGTGCCGACGTCGTTTTGGAAGAGGATTTGGGATTCAAGGAGCTGGAAGGAGTTGTGGCTTACATGCATGGATATGATAAAGAAGGGCATCCCATTTGTTACAATGCTTATGGGGTTTTCAAGGATAAAGAAATGTACGAGAGGATATTTGGAGACGATGAGAAGCTGAAGAAATTCTTGAGGTGGAGAGTTCAGGTTCTTGAAAGAGGGATTAAGCTTTTGCAATTCAAGCCTGGTGGGATTAATTCTATTATTCAAGTAACTGATCTCAAAGATATGCCAAAGAGAGAGCTTAGAGCGGCTTCTAATCATATTCTTTCGCTGTTCCAAGATAATTACCCTGAAATGGTTGCCAGAAAG ATCTTTATAAATGTGCCATGGTACTTTAGTCTGCTGTATTCAATGTTtagtccatttctgactcaACGAACCAAGAGTAAGTTCGTGATATCCAAGGAAGGAAATGTTGCCGAGACCCTTTACAA ATTTATCAGACCGGAGGATGTACCGGTACGATACGGTGGACTGAGTCGACCTATTGATGCGCTGAGTGGTTCGTTCAAACCGGCTTCTGAGTTCACTGTTAAAGGAGGGGAGAAAGTGAATATCCAGATTGAAGGCATTGAG GCTGGTGCGACAATAACTTGGGACATAGTAGTGGGAGGCTGGGAACTGGATTACAGTGCAGAATTCATACCAAACGCCGAAGGCAGCTATACCATCGTGGTGGAGAAGCAGCGGCGGGTTGTGGCCAATGAGGAGGCGATTCACAATTCGTATGCCACCGAAGAAGCCGGGAAAATGGTTATATCTGTCGATAACACCGCCTCTAGGAAGCGAAAAGTCGCTGCATATCGATATgtcgtccgaaaaaccaacccaGTCATGTAG